GGTGATCTGCAGGGTCAGCAGTTTGTTATCCACCTTACCCAGCACCACGGAAGAGTAAGCCGTCTGACCTTTTGCAGAGATAATGCTGTCCAGCTGCTGCAGCGTGTGGCCTTTCAGTTCGATGGACTTGTTGGTCACCACCTGCAGCTGCGGGTCGCGGCTGCGCTGCTGATCTTCCAGACGTTTGGACAGCACGGCCAGGTCTTCGCTGGTATCGTCGCCCACAATCACAATCACCGCTTTCTGCCCGGTTGCATCGGAATAGACGTGCATGTTGTTCGCCTGGGTACCCAGCTTGCCGCTCTGGTCAGTCATATCCGCTGGCAGAGAGAAGCTGAGTTTACCGTCCAGCAGGTTCACCGGCTGACCGGTTGCGTTGCTCTCTGCAGACGCGCCCTGAGCAGGCGTTTTCGTGTCGCTGTTATCACAGGCTGCAAGGCCGACAACCAGCAGGCCAATCCCGACATATTTAACCAGATTGCGCATTGACTTCTTCCTTTCGATAAACGGCCATAACGGCTCATTTGTCCATCTTATCACAACTGATAAAGCGAACCCTTAACCAGCCTGCAATGCTGTGATTTCAGATTTATCTGCCAGTCTTTTCAGCAGCATATTCAGCAGCACGCCGTACATCGGCAGGAAGAAGACAATGCTGATAAGCACCTTGAAGCAGTAGTCCACCAGCGCAATTTCCATCCAGTGTTCGGCCATAAACGCATCCGGGCTGTGCCAGAAGGCAATGAAGAAGAAGGCCAGCGTATCGCTGACGTTGCCGAACAGCGTCGAGGCGGTGGGGGCCATCCACCAGCGGTGATTCTGACGCAGGCGGTTAAATACGTGCACGTCGAGGATCTGCCCCAGCGCATAGGCCATAAAGCTTGCGGTGGCGATACGGGCGACAAACAGGTTGAAGTGGGTTAACGCTTCAAAGCCCTGCCAGCTTCCCATGTAAAACAGGGAGGAAATAACGTACGACACGAACAGCGCCGGCAGCATGACCGCAAAAATAATGCGGCGAGCCAGCGGTGCGCCAAAAATACGCACGGTCAGATCGGTGGCGAGAAAAATAAACGGGAAGCTGAACGCGCCCCAGGTGGTATGGAAACCAAAGATGGCGATCGGCAACTGCACCAGATAGTTACTGGAGGTGATCACCAGCAGATGAAAAAGCGAAAGCCAGAACAACGCTTTTACGCGCTGCGATTCAGAAAACGGCGTCATATTGTGACCTTTTTATACGTTGGGGTGAGGGAACCCAATAAAAACCGCAGCATGATACTGCTTTGACGGGACTTTGCAATGGTTAGTTTTTACGCAACCGTTAACCTGGTTTGCATTGCCGGCTACGGGGCGTAAACTACAGCCGTTTTTATCTGACCGAGAACACCATGACCGATCTGTTTTCCACTCCAGACCACACCCTTGATGCGCAGGGCCTCCGCTGCCCTG
This region of Enterobacter cloacae complex sp. R_G8 genomic DNA includes:
- a CDS encoding DcrB family lipoprotein, with amino-acid sequence MRNLVKYVGIGLLVVGLAACDNSDTKTPAQGASAESNATGQPVNLLDGKLSFSLPADMTDQSGKLGTQANNMHVYSDATGQKAVIVIVGDDTSEDLAVLSKRLEDQQRSRDPQLQVVTNKSIELKGHTLQQLDSIISAKGQTAYSSVVLGKVDNKLLTLQITLPAEDQQKAQTAAENIINTIVIQ
- a CDS encoding 7-cyano-7-deazaguanine/7-aminomethyl-7-deazaguanine transporter; the encoded protein is MTPFSESQRVKALFWLSLFHLLVITSSNYLVQLPIAIFGFHTTWGAFSFPFIFLATDLTVRIFGAPLARRIIFAVMLPALFVSYVISSLFYMGSWQGFEALTHFNLFVARIATASFMAYALGQILDVHVFNRLRQNHRWWMAPTASTLFGNVSDTLAFFFIAFWHSPDAFMAEHWMEIALVDYCFKVLISIVFFLPMYGVLLNMLLKRLADKSEITALQAG